Proteins encoded by one window of Cucurbita pepo subsp. pepo cultivar mu-cu-16 chromosome LG14, ASM280686v2, whole genome shotgun sequence:
- the LOC111809864 gene encoding uncharacterized protein LOC111809864 gives MIGNLISSLNKKLQAVDISNRCRRTKKTTNVYRGDMSKKKQPQLPSQGKPEIEKVKKRVRFADTEPVIIAIDREERSTEEETEKKVVRITVKLTKQEANRMLSRCSNGGVLEFGDVASELMRIPAARVSSSMTCYGRCLDLE, from the exons ATGATCGGCAATTTGATTTCAAGCTTGAACAAAAAGTTGCAGGCGGTTGATATCAGTAATCGCTGCAGACGAACGAAGAAGACGACTAACGTATACAGAGGCGATATGAGCAAGAAGAAGCAGCCGCAGTTGCCGTCGCAGGGGAAGCCGGAGATCGAGAAAGTGAAGAAGAGAGTGAGATTTGCAGATACGGAACCGGTGATAATCGCCATTGACAGAGAGGAGCGGAGTACAGAGGaggaaacagagaagaaagtgGTTAGAATTACGGTGAAATTGACGAAGCAAGAAGCGAATCGGATGCTTTCGAGATGCTCCAATGGCGGCGTTCTAGAATTCGGAGATGTTGCGAGTGAGCTCATGCGGATTCCTGCGGCTCGCGTTAGCTCTTCTATG ACATGTTATGGCCGATGTCTGGATCTGGAGTGA